AGTAATGCTCAGACTTATCCTTCCAAAACCTCTCTCCTTTGTAGTGACATTTGTTGGACAGCTTGCCTTGTCGCAACCAGacacatttccctttcttttctatcccccttccctcccttgcCTCCTCTCCTTCAGTTCCTCTTGCAGTCACTACTAAATGTAATCACAAAAAATCAGACTGGCGAAACAAAACCAGAGGTCAATGTAGCTACAGTGCCAATTAGCAAAACACACTCTTCAGTTATTCTAATGAGACATTACTGCTGACATCTGCTTGGAAAAATGCACTCGTGAGttcaggcagcagagctgccctcaGGACGCCGAGTTTCTTTGGAGAATTTGCCCATTTGCTGAACTTTTCTGCAACGGCTGCATaggtgtttggctttttttgatAATGCAATCCCAAACAGGCATTTTGAAGCCACACAGGCCAGCTTGGCAGCAGGTTCCCATGGACTCTCAGTTGGAGCCAGTTATCTAAACGCCTCATGTACTTCTGCaagtttcctttttaattgaattttccCCAGGCTAATGTTCTTCTGTGTTAATACACTGTCATGGACAGGATGGGGATGGTCCAAGGTTAGACACTTGGAGGAGACACCTGCCCACACGTTAGGCTGGCTGGAAGCCACGTGCTCCTGATTAGCATGGCCTTCAAGTCACACCTGCCTTTCAGCGAGACTTGCTAACGCGGGCTGAGcgctgtggctgtgctgagcagggctcgTCGGTGCCTGAGCAGCTTCAACCCCAGGCAGAGCtcgcccctgcctgcctgcagaaacagggaggtggggagcagCATCTCAATACCTACACGCCAGCCCTGCTAATTTCAGGTGCCTTTTCAAGCCTtctggtggttttattttgtgggtGGTTCTGTACAGAAGGAATTGTTCATGCCCTCTGAGTGATTAATAACATGCaggggggaaaaggaggaagagaaaatggaaataggAGAGTGCTGACCACAGCCTCAGGACTGCAGAAAAGAGGTGTGAACACAGAGCAAGTGTTGGTAGCGGGAGAAACTCATCTGCCAGTGTCTGGCAGTGATTTTAACATGTGTAAGGTCACCAGCAGCATCACTATATCAAACAGGCAGTGCGTTTTAGAGCAATTGCTTCCCCTACATGACCCCTTCCTAggaatttttgttctttaaactTCAGAGAGGAAAACTGTCACGGAGCAGCAAACTTGTCACCTAACACATGCTGCAACCACAGGTTTTTGAGGCATTGTACCGTAATAATAACCTGTGCAGCAATGGGTCACTTGCTGTGGAGGAATCACCTCATACTGGGTGGAATATACATCTCTGGCATCTCCTTTTGCAGGGCCAAGCCCAAAACGTATATATTTCATTGCTGATCCAGATGTCCACTGTTTCCTAACTGCCACTTTTTATGCTTCGGAAAAACCTAGTCAAGCCCTCATTCCTTCGCAGCTGTCAGTTAGGCTTTCCACAACTGTAAGCTTGGAAAACCAAAGcactggtttggtttggttcaGTGTggtgggggacagggaaggaaCTGAGTGAATGAAATCAGTTCATATCAATAGGAATCCTTCTACAACCATCACTGAGACTTTTGTGAGAGCTCCAGAGAGATGTCCTGTTTCCATAGCTCTAATAACAAAAAGTGATGTGGCTAAATATACcccataaagaaaaatgtaatgaaattgGCTTCTGAGCAGGAAAGTTCCTGAGCACTGTAAATTCTGCGGGTAAGAtacaggagggtttttttgaccCTTGCGTTCAAGGATTTCTGATATCAGTAAACACCTCAACGTGAGGTAATTTGAGTGACATCTGTGTAACAACTGTGATACCAGAGAAATGAATGTGAATTCAAAGTCACTCTGAATGACTCAGGCAGGCAGGCATCCTCATCTGACAAGCCCCATGACCACGCAGTGCCAGAGCCGGTaacagctccctcagcaccacaCCGTGGTTCATTTGCAAGGGAAGGAAACTGAGGGTAGGTAAtttgtgtttgggggttttttttgtttgttttgttttattgggttgtttggggtttttaagtAATTGCAGGTGCCTGGCTACTTTAGCTTTCCAGTGAGGAAACTGACCCCCTTTGCAGAGCTCTTAGATCTACCCATTTTGGAGTGAAAGAAGAACTGTTGTACTGGGACAGAAGGAGCATTAATTTAGTCACTCCTGGTCTACGTGGCAGTGCCCAGTTGCAAACGCTTTGCATACAGGACCATTCCTAATACATGCCAATAAATTAATCATATCCCTAGCGCTGCAGAGCAGTCTTGTGCCAGCAGAGCACACAGCAAAGTTGGTACGCATCGTCCTTCGCATAAGCAAGTACTAAAATGCCAAGTACCTCATGGTGGCAAACAAAGGTCCTGGGTGCAGCCAATATGGGCAACCCTACAGAAGACGCAGAACTTCTTTATTAAGGCTGGTGAGCTCAGACTGGCATTGTAACTCTCCCTGGCTGTCTCGTGTTCGGGCTAACACAACCTGGGTTGCCTAATTTCATCACACGGGTCCTCCCTAAGTCTTCCTCTGGAGATCACGTAAAAAGCTGCTGACCACATTGCAGAGGGatccctgcactgctgctgggcaggcagatACGGAGAGGGAAATCTCTGCTCTGTTCCCTGCAGGCACGGTCATGGCTGAGATTCCCTCTCTGGCAGCTGAGTCCGGGTAGAGCAGCCAGCCCATATCCTCTGAGCAATTTGGCAAAAGAAGCATGGAGATTTAGCAGGGGAGAACCTCAGTTTGGAAACGACCAAGGGAGCAAAGACCTTTTATCCTTGCGGGCTTCCTTTCTAATAAATGTCTTTGCACAGGGCAGAGAGATCCCATCTTCTGACAGCTGGgacttctttaaaaacagacagACCCCCTCAGTGTCATATCTGGGGAGCTGTCACAGGTAGTCACAAGTATTAGACGGAGTCGCCTAGATGAGCAGTGTCTGGAACGCAGTGATCTGTACTTAAACACACCGCAACAGTCAGCTAATTGTGGCTGTGCAGCCCTGGGATCCAAAACCAGCCAGCTAAGCACGACACTCTTCCAGTTCACCGAGCAGAAAGAGGTCCCTGGGCTGTGCCAAAAGTTCACACGTACACAAAATGACACACACCCGCCAAGAGCAGCGCACACGCGTGTGCAGGCaccgctgccagcccagctAGGGAGATGCTGAGGTTGCTCTGTTAGTGGCAAAATGTTCTGCACAATGGGTCACGTCCCCCACAACCAGGTTCTCGGGGGCACAAATGTGAAGCCTGGGAATAGCAGGTGTTCCCAGCATCATACAGAGAAAATTGGTGCCTCCCTGGTACAGGCAcgagcaggaggaggaggaggaacggTTACTCAATGTGTTCCCTGGGCTGCGCCGGGGCCGGTGCCTCACGTGCTGGCACGTGCCAAGCCACCACATGCCTTGGCGTGTCTGTTACCAggctggctcctggcagggattcaggagaaaaaaaaagccctcagcATGGTGCACCAGGCTAccagtttttctgtttggggCTTTGAAtaacaaatatttgcagaagagCAACCTAGCCGGTGCTCCGAGCACAACCCCGGAGACAGGGCGTTATTTACTGCGGCAGGTGAGCACAGGACACGCGCCCGGCAGGTGGTCACCATGCACTGTCCCCTTGGCCAGTCACCCACCAGGTAGATCATCTCTACAACATACCCTTCAgtccatccttttttttttttacctctcaTTGCATGTTTCTCAGCTCAAGGCCACGTGGGAAGCACTTGTAACCATTCCCAATTagctatttgtttttaaactgtcCATTTGTATCCCTTTTATGTCCTAGCTGCTCTGATGACATTAGTGAGCAATTGCACTGTGTCTGTTTTATGTCTACGCGCTGACATAAGTTATGCTGTGTGATCGGTTAATGTGCTGGAACTGCATGACAatctctgccttcctgcctgcttCCATTTGGGAGCAATGCAGATCCTAATAGCAGCTCTCAGAGTTAAACACACTTTgataaataataatagaaaagtAACATTAGATTATTACTCTACATTACTTCTTTGAAGGCAATTGCATCTGCCAGTTCACgatatattttttctccccaacACTGGAGAAAATTTTGACAGGCTGAATTACCATTTCATTTCCAACTAGGAAAACATTGACAAGCTGTAAAGGATGGTTTTGAAGAGAAACCATGGACATCTAAAGATGTAAATACAGTTGGAAGAAGAAGCCTCAAGGGGTCTTAGGAATGGGAGACTATTGACTGCAGTACCATCTAAGCAAGGCTGTTGTTATAAAACCCCACACCATATGTGCTTTTCCTGACTATGAGTCATCATCGAAACACAAATTCAATTCCAGTTTCAGGGAGTTTATGATTAAAcctattttctcatttctactGTGTTTACGTCTGACTTTACTTCTGTCAATTCTATTTCTCTGTCCCTGTTAGCGAATGTAAGTTACATGTCTGGTGTGACACCGTGCTTTTTTCCAAGGTTGAGTGAAACTTGGTGGTTTCAGCTTAAATGAGTGGTGGGTTTGCTAGAGCCCAAAGTGATTTTGATGTTACTCACCTGCCATTTTGCAGACAGGAGAAGAGGAACTTCTTCCACGTGTACTACTATGTCCATGTTATGGTGGTGCCAGGGCTCAGAGGCGTGCGGTTCACATGCTTCGGGTGCTGCCTGGATGATTCAAAAGAACCgtaacagaaaacacaggagaTTTTGACCAGCCTCAGGTCTGTAAGTACATTTTAAACCCACAAAGTTTGAGTGTGTTTGAAATGTActcaaatatttccttcttcacCATTGTGTCCTCGTGACCCACTGAATCATCAAAGGCTCGGAGATGAAAGAAGGACTTATGGTTAGAAAATGCAAAGGACTCTTTGCTGAAGGGGGAACGGcttgttgtattttttatttttttttttaatcccaaaACAAATAGCTCCGGTGGATAATTTTCTGCAAGGGTTTTCACTGTAATGACTAACTGGGCTTCCAGAAAgctattttataaataaagtaaataagCTCCCAATCAAAAACCCTACAGAAATCAATTGCAAAATCCCCATAGTGTTTTGTGAGCTTTGAATCACACTCAGGGCGGAAAATTACCCAAGCCACTAGTCTGTAGGGGATCAGAGAGGGACGTGGCCCTTTCAGATAATTTTAGTGCCAACTTTCTTCAGGCTATTTTCTGCCTACGGTGACATAAGATTTGTTACCAcatgcagctgaagaaagaCACCCCATATACCTAAACATCTTCTAGTGGCCTCAGGTGGCATTGACAGGTCACATTCACCTATGGTATAACTCAGCTGAACCAATGAAGCTGTACCAAAGGAGGAGTTACTGAGCTGGCACACATGTCTAATCTTTATATTTGCTATAAGGGGTTTTTACCTTTTCGGAAATGGTCGTAATTTATTTTGGAGATGAATAAGTTTCCACCAGGTCAGAGTGAATCCGATGAAAAAGGACACCCGAGGACCCTTAAGCCTTTCTCTCCCATGAGATGGGTATGGAGGTGGAACTACCCACCTTGTAGAGGCTTCATTGATTAAATATGAACTTCACATAAGAATGTATTATTTTCAACCTCAGAAATATTTACCAAAAAATCAGGGATCACGATCTACTggacaaaaggaaaacagtcaCAGCCCTAAAAGCCGGAGAAGACCGGGCCATACTCCTCGGGCTGGCCATGATGGTGTGTTCTATCATGATGTACTTTCTCCTGGGAATCACCCTGCTGCGGTCTTACATGCAAAGGTAATTTCACGATGGTTACCCTGTCTCACACTCTCTGCTCCAGATGACTTCACTTGGCTTAtgcatttggctttttttactAAAGTTTTATAAGTTTTCCTTTGGACACCATAGGCCTGATTCTGCACTTCCCATATAAACTAGGCATCACTACAGCAAAAGCAAGCTGAGTAATACCAGCATAGGCAAGGGAAGAATTGTCCCTGTTTGACAAAATATTGACCCATAGGCTTTAGACTTGCCAGAGTTTAGCACCAGTATGATATCCATATCATCTGGTCGGCAGTCTGCTGAACCCCATAAGCCTCCCAGGGGCTGTTGTTGCGAAGCCCAAACtcaggagaaaacagcaaaaatatttagcGGCTTCAGAAACAACGCACTTTCAAATGAAGAATGGAGaattaatttggaaaacaaatcaaGCTGCTTTGTAGCATGTCGTTTTCCATGTAGGttattactttcattttaacaAGTGAAATCCTCCTGAAATGTATTAATTTGCTGAAAGGGAAAGATCATCTTTCATCATTTCTACACTGCACTTAATTTTTCTGAGGCTTTCTCTGGCTTCCTTCTCTGCCACGGAGCAGAAAGTTTGGCCTGTGATTCATTAGCAGCATTTGAAATCAGTTTTCAAGCACCAGCCCTATTTAAAATCCTGCCCCAACTGTAATAAGACTGTCAGCAATGCTTTTTCTGCCCTGATCAGTGGAGTTAGGataatgaaaaatgtgtaaCTGGGGATCAAAACATTAGTCTGTCATGTCCAAAATCACCCCTGAGGCAGTGGCCAATACCTGGCACATTTTGGCTGATCCACCTCAGGCTTCTTCTTTAGGCATGTACAGTAAGTGCCTGGAATTAACTGGTACGAACGTCCTCAATTATATTGGTGCACCTGCAGGACAGTATTTCTTCTTGACCCTGCAATGATAAGGAAAATTTAGCGATGCCTGAGGCTGAACTGTACTGATTTGCAGCATCTTATTTGTGCAATAAAGGTATTTGTCCCTTTTTAAATCCAGGCAGAGTTTagattttgaaaacagagatcAAGACCTTTTAAGTATCCACCAGCATTTGCTTTTCCAAGTTTCTCTCCCAGACCTTTCAGCAATATCAGGGTCAATTGCAGAGGCTGCTAAGGTCAAAACTGCTCATGTGGAAAGAGATGATTTATATTACAAACTATGTGAAAAATTGCCAGAAGATATCAAAGCACCTATGAAGTATCAAATATTCCACCTTCACAAGTCTGCTGTAGGTAGGTGTTACTTTATTGCCCCGTGCATGAATAAAACGGCAATGAGAAAGGTGAAAGTGAGAAGACGACAACCAAGGAGTCTTTGCTGTCACTTCTCTTTGCACAGCCAGATCTCCTCAGGGGTTATTCCCCTTTACAGACAGCAACACCCCTCCAACAAAATACTGcctggcaggggaaaaaaaaaaattaaaaatcctttcaCTTAATTTCCCCCCAGAAATCATAGCATAATTTATTATAAATGTAAAACAGAATATGCAAGCAGAATCACTGCCAAAGTAAAATAGCTAGAGAATTAGTCAGAAATTTTTGATATCACTTACCACGTAAAGCCTTTTGTACATTTGGCAGGGAGCAAAGCAGCCCCTCAGCCTGTTCATGGTGAGGGGTAGGTGTGAGCTGAGGGGGACTAAAGGGGAGCCCTAGGGTGAAaccttcccccagcacccaaAGGGCTTTTCACAGAGCCCTCAGGGTGCCCTTCTCACTGCTCCCTAAGGAAAATACAGCCGtaggttttaaaatacatgcaagaAATCCAAATGAACATTGCCAGTGCACACCCAGGCTCCATCATTCCACTTTTAGCCTCTCGTGAATTGGAAATAAGCCTCCAGAATGATGACAAGCACCGACTTCACTTACAGAAAGCCGAGCGAGCTGCCCCTAGAAACAGCCTTTCCATGGGCAGAGCTGCATGCGGTACCACTTGTGTGTTACTGTGTCTTCATGCATATGAGTATATGCACTCTGGTAATTCAAACTCATCGTCCCACCTTCCACTTTAAATTGAACTGGTCCAAGTCTTGGTCCACAGTGTCCCGTCATGCAGCACTGCATGCGCTGTGCtctcccagggcaggctgcTCAGTTTGCTTCTCTGATACCTCTGCCAATTCCCTTTGGTTTCAAAAATACCTTCTCCAGAGCtatatttcatttatatataaGACATAAGTGAATCAGGCACTTTTGTGCCCAAAGCACAAACTTTGGATACTACAGAGTAATACACTGTCTGCAACGTGAGAAAGTCCAGCCCTCATTTAAAGCCCTGCAACATGTACCATCTCCTACAAGATGCACCCATGTATATGGAAAGCCTGAGCTGTGTTTAGTGCTTACTGCCCATTCTAGCCATGCTCTAACATCTCTTTTATTTCCCTCTCAGTGTCTGGACAGAGGAGGCTCAGTGCTCGCTTCTCAATGCATCCATCACAGAAACCTTCAATTGCTCATTTAGCTGCGGCCCAGACTGCTGGAAAATCTCGCAGTACCCCTGCCTCCAGGTGTACGTTAATCTCACCTCTTCTGGCcagaagcttttgctttaccacACCGAggaaacaatgaaaattaattctgaggTAGgagcacaaaataaaatttcttcctaaatgGGTTTCTGGAGGGCTGCTGATCTTGTTATACCCATTTCTCACTTTAAAACAATATATAAGGCTTCCACCTCCTGCTTCGCTGGTAAAAACAGGAGCTCGGAGAGCAGAAATCAGTGCACAAGCTGAGCTCGTATCTCTAGCTGGGGCAGTTTTCCACCTCCATCCCATGCAGGGACTGCAGCTGGTCCCACATGGGGTGATGTCCCCCTGGGGCTAGACCCTCCCCTCATCCTTTGGAAGTGCTTTACAGGCGCAGGCTAGCGCTGAGCACTTGTCACATTGATACTCTCGCGGAGCTGCGGACAACCCACTACCCACCCATGTACAACTGCATGATAGCAAACACCCCTAGTGATGTGCACCGAGCATCTGCGGCAGTGAGAACAGAAACGGTTTTATTACTGCGGGGCCAGGCAGGACAACGGGGAGAGACCAGGGCTCCGTGTCTAACAGCAGTCATGTCTCCATCTCAATCTCTGGTGACAAACTCTGTGCCCTGAGCATCTCTGCTGAagtcagctgtgctgctgggttcAAGGCACAGCACTTACCCCTGTTTATGGTGCAAAGATGCTGAAAGTTTACTGAGCAGGGACTGTCAAgataaaagcagaagcagaagaataGAAGGCCTGGCTTTGGGGCATGTATAAGCTAAGGGGCCAGCCCATCTTTCTTGCACAAATTCCCTGATTCTAGACGTTGAACcgaaaaaaattatttttaacaaatctgCAGAAGAATTCCTCTCTGCTTCAGcaagtacaaaattcagcgtaACTCCATCCAGGTGGGATGGAGACAGCTCCTGTCTGGAGGCTATAACGAACGCAGTGGATGCACAGAAGGCTCTCCTCACCAGCCCGCAGCCACAGCTGTGCAGCTGACGCAGTGCTGTACATCACACCCAAGCAAGCAACCGCCTCTTCGCAGGTGGCTTTTTGCTCCCTCCACGTAACAAGGCAGGGTCGGACTGAGAAACATCCCTCTCCCCACCTTCCTTCCTTCGTATCTACAGTGCCTGGGTACCCAAGTCCACAAGCTGCAGTGAGCCGGGTGCAGCTCAGTCATTAAACTTACAAGTGCCAGATTTGCATTAACTGCTTTGTTATCCAAGGTCACTGAACCCCAAACTACGGGCACTTGGCAAAGcacagcccgtaacagcacAGCCTCAGTTCAGGCTGCTGACAACGTAACCTATTGTGGTTCTATTTATGGCAGCAGTTCAGTAGACCAAATTACTTCTGCATATTAAGATGAAGCGATATTAAAATTAGTCAAAGAACAGCGTGGTTGCACTGGGCCAGTTATTCTGCTGGATAATTAGCTCCTGTAGCTGAGAGACAAAGTGCTCTGGATCTGAAGtgtgaaatggagaaaagtATCCCCACCTTCCCCTCTGGCTCATCAACCCCACCCTCCCCTCATCGTCACTGCAGAGGGGACACTCGCTGTTCGTGAAGCCTGTGACAGGACAGACCCCACTTTCCGCTGGGGCAGAAGCAAAATCCAGTGACGCTCACGCCGCAATTTGATTAAAAGAGATCAGATTGATTTCTGCATTCTACTGGTTTCAAACAAATCAACAGATTCACCATAGATCTCCACATTTTGTCACTGATGATTTTTGCCTGCTGAAATGGACTTTGAAATTTTCCCAGATGCCGCCTCCTCTTAATTTAATGTAGGCACAGTTAATACTTCTCCAGCCCAAGGTTGTTTTACAGGTTAAGCTCTGCTCTCAGGAGGATTCCTAGGTTTTCCTAACATGCTGCTGTCTATGTGACCTGAATCCAAATGCAGTTTTGAATGGAAGTTTGCAGCATCTATAAAATACCAGGCTTCTTGTGCCTGGCTGGGATCTGCAGAGACTCCAAGCTCCGATCAGCACAACCCACCTCAGCTCCCTGGACAGGtgctccctctcccccagctgGAGAGTGGCCCTGCGCAGCAGGACAAGCAGCCCTGGGCATGGCTTGTTTTGTGATGCTCCAGCTGGGTACTAGCTCTCTCTCTATCCACCTACTCAGGTCTGCATTTCCTATCTTCCTCCTtgccaaataaacaaacaaaaaataatgcatcATCCGTGGCTCACTGAGCCCTGACATTACTGGGGACGTTGCAGAGCACGGTGCTTACCCTCTGAGGCCAGCACCAGTGACCTTCAAAACGTCAGCATCCCCCCGCCAACCTCTCTGCCTCGCTGAGCACCGCCGCACATGCAGAGCAGCATCTGGAGCCCGTCTCTCTCCTCTCGCCACCAGCTAGCGTGGATGGAGAAAAATGCACATGGATTTTAAATAATCATTAATCTAGGAGACTTGCTGTCTAACCTAGCTGTCGGCCCACGAGGTGCAGTAAGGAGTAGGTGCAATTTATATTGAGATCTACAGCGTGCTGCCGGCAGTCTCCGGTGGGAATCAGTGGGAAGTAAGCAGATTCCAGTCAAGCTGCTCAAGTCTTTCCCAGGAAAGCGCATGAGATTTTTCACGGCTTTTTGTTGCTCCCGCTGTGTGTACTTCATCTCTAGCCTTTAGGACAAGCCCAGCCCCTTGCCAATACTACAACCATAGCAGCTTAGCCAGCTACGCTTCCCTTCCTCAGCTGTCAGAGGCTGCAACAGCCTCTGCCAGAGGTAAATCAGCCAATGTCCCCTTGTGCCTGCACCACGGAGCCAGGCTGTCACCCTGAGCAAGGGCTGCGGTAGTTAAAGCAATTCTAGAGGCCCCATTTTGATCTCCTACTGTAtcattttgattcttttccTGTCATTGGAGCTACTGCTGTTTTACACCCATGCTCTGTAAGTGAGATAACAAGCAGGATTTAATCACCAGAATCACTGTTACAGCCAGTTACAACAGCCTGAGACTCAGAAATGATGGGGGTTCTCATGGTTTCCTGCCGAAGGTTCAGGTATTTATAGCCCAGGGAGGAGTTTGCCTGGTGCAGGGGGAAGCAACAATGTACAGCTGCCATTCCCAGCAGACCCACGTCTGGACTGGGACTGGAGAATTCAGTCTGGAATCAGTATCAGGCCAACACAGACACAAAGCTCCCCTTTCAGCCCTTGGTTCAAACCCATTGCACTTTCCAAAAGAGATGTAAATTGATGCCCTGACCACTTTCTCACAAAGATTGCCACAGCACGTCTTGTCAAAGTTTCCAGGCTCAGCATGGACACAATCCCCAGCTGCAGACTTCTGATGGGAGTCATGTAACCCCCTGAATTGGGGGCTTTACTgacaacagcattttcattGTAATGCCATTGATTTAGATGAAACTGTGCCCAGCTTGCTTGGAAATGTGCAATCTCCATCTTTGGAGCTATTCATAACTCAGCAGgaccagtccctgagcagctcTGCGCTGCGCAGGACATTGGACTGGGCAAGCCCAGAGGTGGGCAGCTCATACAGTCTGCCTATCCAATCCTTTAAATTAGGAAAGTAGAGCTGGAAACTCAGTAACAAGTTCTCTTTGTAAATGTCTAGTATGTCCTTCTTGTGACCAGATTGCAAGTAACACAAGCACTTTTCCCACATTGTATCACAGAATCCTCACTTGAGGTAGAGAGCCAGACATTGTTTACcttcagattttcagatttctAAGTGTTTGACAATGCAGAGGTGTAATAAGATGGCACAGAGTTAGTAGTCTACGTTCACAGTTACAGCATAAGAATCGTGGATACAAAATTCCCTGCCATGCACTGgagaaaactaaatg
This genomic stretch from Falco biarmicus isolate bFalBia1 chromosome 13, bFalBia1.pri, whole genome shotgun sequence harbors:
- the LOC130158106 gene encoding calcium-activated potassium channel subunit beta-2 isoform X4, producing the protein MSLCFKYPRDKWRNIYQKIRDHDLLDKRKTVTALKAGEDRAILLGLAMMVCSIMMYFLLGITLLRSYMQSVWTEEAQCSLLNASITETFNCSFSCGPDCWKISQYPCLQVYVNLTSSGQKLLLYHTEETMKINSECSYIPKCGKNYEESMSFVNVVMENFRKYQRFSCFYDPEGVQKNVILTKLYSSNVLFHSLFWPTCMMIGGVAIVAMVKLTQYLSLLCERIQRINR
- the LOC130158106 gene encoding calcium-activated potassium channel subunit beta-2 isoform X3, producing MFIWTSGRSSTSYRHDEKRNIYQKIRDHDLLDKRKTVTALKAGEDRAILLGLAMMVCSIMMYFLLGITLLRSYMQSVWTEEAQCSLLNASITETFNCSFSCGPDCWKISQYPCLQVYVNLTSSGQKLLLYHTEETMKINSECSYIPKCGKNYEESMSFVNVVMENFRKYQRFSCFYDPEGVQKNVILTKLYSSNVLFHSLFWPTCMMIGGVAIVAMVKLTQYLSLLCERIQRINR